The genomic DNA ATGAGCATCTCCCTTAAGTGCTACTTTACaatgttaggaagaaaaaaaaaaagctaacctAGTATTACATTAAAACTACATTCACACATTTTAATGCACAGCAGGGATGACTGTTTACCTGCCTTTCAAGACCATACCTTCCCAGCTCTCAAAGTGGGAGTCTAAACTAAGTCCTTCTACAGAGTTTCAAAGCATCGCTGTCCAGGTAGGTGCAGTCAGTCCGCAGTCTTCTGTGTGCTGGGTGGAGCTGCATCTGCGATTGTAGCTAAATAAATGAGGTTTCGATGCAGGATATGTTGGTACctacaagaggaagaaaagcattaCCCAGAAAGTACTTGTTTGCCTGTTCTTTTATAGCACATTACCTGCGCTTCAATAATCACTTTTGTGGCCTGAGCAATACCTGTTAGGGAAAAgaaatagctatttaaaaaaaaaaaaaaacttaatgtgAGGCAAACCCCTCTATATTCAGCTTTCACTATAGAGCCCCCTACACTTCACCAAACTGCAGGCTGTAACAAAGTACGTTCTAGACTAAGACTAGTCATTTGGTAgaaaaaatgcacattaaaaaaaaaaaaatctatatatggTCACAACTGAAAAGATGCAGAACTTGGGGAAAGCAGCTGAGAGATGGGAGATGACAAAACTCCACTCAGCCTGGACTGAACATACAGGCAGCTTGGGCTCAGGCTCAGCAACCTCTGTGAACCTGCTTGTCGTTCAGGTCTGCCCAAGTCAAAGCGCTATACCTGAACTGCTGGAGAGCCGCAAGTGCAGTCTTCCATAAGCGTCACCCTGTGCCTTACACAAACGGGGGGCAAAGAAGAGCCTGCCCAACAGAGCTAGCTTTCGCATTAAAACAGACCAAAAACCTTGACAAAAGGGAATGCATGTGGAATTTATTTTGTGCAGGGCGCATCTCACTTTAGAGCTCTTTTTGAAACAAACTTTTAGGTAACTTTTTAGCAGGTAGAACAgtgcctttttcctttcctttaaggcTGTTCCAGCTGAGGAAAGCTCTGGACAGCAGGAACTGTGTTCTCTCTCGCTCGTTAGAAATctgggtgtggggggggtctgtgtgtgcacagtctgcgtgtgtgtgcgcatCTGTGTGTGTCTGCACATCTGTGTGTAtctgcatgcgtgtgtgtatatcTGCATGGGTGTGCATCTGTCTGTGTGTCCGCATGTGTGCACGTCTGTCTGTGAGTGTCTCCGTCTGCATGTGTCTCtgtgtctgcgtgtgtgtgtctgtctgtctgtgtctgtgtgtctgcgtgtgtgcGCAAAGCTCTCCAGAAGGTTCCGGAGCCGCCACCGAGGGCCCCGGTCCGCCCGGCGGAGCCAGGCAGGGTgcgggccgcccggccccggccccggccccggccccggcggcgggacgCTCACTTACTGCACGCAGTCGGTCGCCCGGCCCTTGCTCTGGTACTCCACGATGCACCGGATCAGCTGGTCGTTCTCCTCCAGCAGCTAGGGCAGAGGAGCGCCCGtcaccgcccgccccggcgccgggcggcgctgagggccagggccgcggccgcgccccgGGCGCCGAGGGGCGGCTTTCCGGGACCCCGGGAGGACCGGCGTCCCGCACTCACCCGCTGCAGCGTCTCCTGGTTCACCTCCGCCTTCCCGCGCAGCCGCTCGGGCACGAACGCCAGCGACATGACGACGACgacgacgccgccgccgccgccgccccgcgcaagGGCCGACGGGAAccagccgccccgcccccgcgcgctcccccccccacccccacccccggcaCAGCAGCTGCCGCAACGGGCGGAGTGACGCGCGcgagccgccccgcccccgcccggcggcggccgttaacggtcctcggggcggccgggcggggctgAGCGGCTGCTCGCGCCTGtgccccggcgggggcgggcgggcggcggagagGGTGAAGGGCCGCCGCGCCGAAGCTGCTGCTCCGGGGCGCAGTGCGGCAGGCtccaggcggccgggggcggggcgcaGTGCTGGAACACGGCAACACGGGCAGCACCACAAGGTAGGTGGGAGCgttcccccggcccccccccccaacaaccgaAAAAACCCTAGTGAAGCTACTGAGGACATTCACCTTCAGAGCTTTACTTTTCCTCCTCGCTGCCCGTTTCTCCGTACGTTTCGACGGCGACTATGCCCTCCTTCCAAAATTAGGTCCAGGGCGTAAGACACTAACTCCCTCCCTACCTCAGTCCACAGAGGAAATAACCCGCTGAAGCGACTGGAAAACTGCACTCAGACAAATCAGTCTCTGAATAAAGGCCTTTCTTTATTTGAATTACTTCTCCTGTACAGCTCTAGCAGAAAAACAGCTTCTGCTGTTCCTACCAGAGTTCCCCTTACCAAAATATTACCATAACAAGAAATAACTTCCAAAAGACTGATTTTATTGAACAGtttattctgctttaaaataaaaaaccctcacTTCCACAGAGCAAGGTACACTGAAGGTATGCCACGCTGCTAATTCCCGGGTACAGAGCACCCCGATTAGTAACCCAAAGTACTGGGGGAAAGACTTAAATTCATACCTTCACAGCATGTAGCACTGGTATTTACAATTCATTGTGTTTAAATAAGCCTGGGACACCTCATACAGTATACATAGTTATTGCAACAGTACAGCACTTGCCTTTATGTTCAAAACCTCTAAAGTTGTTCAGAATCATGATTTGTGGATCCCAAAAGGCATTGTTGTTAACATGCAAAAAACATTACTAAACAATGTTGTCTAACTTCTACAGTTGCCAAATACTTGACCTTAATAAGGAAACCAATTACAAAATACTTCCTTGTAGTGCTATACAAAAAGTTATAAAATTAAGATTCTATCAACCActttaaatatttcaattttccaACAGTGCAGTTTTCCACATCTTTATCACCACTGAACATTTTGAAGataaagttaacaaaaaaaaaatcagcaaattagatcaaaatgttttaatcttTGGATCCCTTTATTCCTGTGGCCTCCATATACATATACAGACACAAATGACCAGATTTCTATTTCAGTTGCAACTTAGCATATCAAAAAGTCATAACTAGTCATTCAGAATTGGCAAAAAAGTCCATACCATGTCACTTGTGGATTCACGGTCTTAGAACCAGAGTTTCAATGTCTCCAAGCTATGGTCTATCAAAATGCAAACAACTTCAAACACTAAGAATTCTTCTTAAATTGCTTATGTCTACAGGTTTTACAACAAAGTTAACATTTCAAGAATTGACAAATGGAGACATACTTTTGTCCCAGGCATTCCAGGAGAATCATCTCAACTCATGTGCCTggtccattttattaaaaaagttaATATTTATCACTAAGTAAAATTAATCACAAATTTTGACatatgaaaatttttcttttgtccttaTTCAAAAAATATCTCCCTTAATTTGGTCAAATCCTGTGATATGCCAGAAACTACAAAATCAAGTTCTTGCAAGAGAAGTGAAGAATGTATCCAGTTTTGTATAATGGAAGAACATTTTCAAATCTTCATTACAGTCCAAATATAAAATCAAACATTTAAGCCTGAAaagctgctaaagaaaaaaaaaaaaaaagaaaaaaaagaaaaaacccaactaaTTCAGTGTTTTTCAGCATATCAACTTTTGCAATAACACAGTATGTTTGCCGacttaaaaatgtttattctttaaaaaattagttGCTTTTTATACAGCTATACAAAGTTTGTAATGTTTCTTTGGCAATGGGATATAATGGAATTTTACAACTATATAAAAAGTTTCCTTTGCCTAAGAAACAGTATTTACTGTGTGTACATATTTGACTGACAAAGCAAGTTTTCTACTGTCCAGCACCCTAGTTGATAAAGTACAACTATCTCAAAAGGGATATTACAGGATTTCCAAAAAACAACCTTCAGTGGATCAAAACACTCACAGTATCGACGGCCTTCTGCATACAATTGTCCTTACAACTTGAAGCAATTATCAAATACAGTTTAGTAATAAGAAAAATCCTTTCAGTGATGAAAAAATACTTAAACTCCATCGAAGTACTGCTTTATAATTAACTATACATAAGAAATTACTTATCCTTCTGTCTCAAATATATTTAATGCTCACTGTTTTCAAAGATGGCCATTTTTCAAAAAGTAACTGCATTACACCcctttgaaattaaatattaaatccCAGTGCTGGTGACAAGTATACAGCAAATTAACTTCATTCTTTGCAGAGATTGAAACTAATTCTCTGGATCAAGAAGATCTAGACGTTCACCCGGTTTCAGCTTTCTTGCAGACTATGCAGCAACTTTGTTGTCTTTCTGGAGGGAACAATAGTAGAATGTTACAATTCATtttgcaaaacacaaaaataaattcatgtGGATAACAGCCCTGGGAAAAGATGCATTGTGATGGATGATTCTGATCTACTAAAACCAGAAAAGAACACTTCTTATGGTCAGGTTAGCTTCTGGTCAGAGTACCCTTGGTCTGGCGCACACTGAAGAAGCTGGTCATTTGGACTGGCACAAATACTCCAATTATTTGGAAGACTGTGAATCACTttcatatataaattaaaatcttGGCTCTTCAACTCCTTAGTTTCAAGTCAGTGCTAACACTCGCTGAAGCATGCTAAGCTGCCAAAAAATATCTTACAGTTACAGAACTAATTCTTACCAATAAATGAACAGGTGACTGAGGAACAGTGAGAAATTTgctgtgattaaaaaaagcatttttcagttaAACAATTTCATCCTCaactaagaacaaaaaaaaaaaaagaacttccacAGTGCAACTCAGTAACTGCTCACACAGTACACTACCAGGAAAAGTTTGTGTGTCTTGGTCAGAATTGTATTTACATGCATCAATTTAGGTAATTTGTTTTTTGATTTCAATTTGTTATTGATTCTGAACAGTGCACCAGGATCATTTCTGTTCCTTAACAGGCTAATGTTTAGGCTGAGAATTCAGGCTTAGTGCTAAGAAAAATGGTTTAcactgaaataatgaaaagattttaGTTTTGCAAACAGCAGAACGCTGCTGATTTACATAAACTGGCAATTAGCTTTTATAAAAAGGAGAATTTGTGTTGTTTctaagagggaaaaaggaagtgAACCTAACGTACTGCTAGCACTGAATGTTTCACTTTACTGGCTGGGGGTGACAACCAGCTTTGTCCTTCCTCTGAAAGCCTGGTAGCAAGAGGAGTTATGATCATCAACAAGGAATAGAAGAATGGACGTTTTGATAATGTTGCAAAGCCAAACTGTtagtgtatttgaaaaaaaaatctgctttttagcCATAATAACTATTCTCAgaacaaattattctttttatgcttatctgataaaaaaaagtttttacatcAGGTTATTTCAGTTAGCAGATTTACATGATGGTTTGTGCCTAAAGCTTGAAGAAACTTTAAACTTATTCATATTTAAGGATaataaaatagtatattttttaaaaaacactttcaatACTGGGTGGGCAGAAATTCTCTCTTTCCAAGGTTTAATACCCATCTGCgtgttttttttaaaccgttTGATTGGCTGAAACCATCAATCCTGCCTTAGCTTTCCTAACAGCTATTTTATAGGATTATGTTAAGCtatagcttaaaaaaacaaagaaaaaaagtgtttatcaGGAACTTACACAACTCATAAATTGCCTGCCTTTTTGCAAAAGGTCATCTTTATACATGAGGAACTGCAGTTACTCTATTTTTAGGGGTTATATGGGAACTGACAAGTATATTGGTCAACGTACTCCTTTGTGCCAGATCATTCACAAAGTCGTCAAAGGTTCTTTGCATGCTACAAGGAAGTTTAATTTCTCCCTCTCAGCctttacattttagaaatactgcttagaaaaatatttcccacTCACATTTCTAACACTTATATTTTATCTATAgatgttttacatttttctgtaaaCTGAGCTACGCAATAAATACTATAGGCATCTGAATAAAGGTAGCTTGCAGTTTTGGTTGCTGTTGATAGTGAAATGTTGCTAGGTTAACCAGAATTTTAGCACTAATGGTCCTTCAATTAAGTAGTCCAGAGTGTCTGCAAAACACTATTCAAGAAATTCTTATTCTCAATAGTTCAACCTCAAATCTAAAAGCAAGAGTTTTACCACTAGTTTCCAAGGGCAGTGGCTCAAGTGATACACTCTTCAATGGTGATCTATTTAAGAATAATCACCATTTTCATAACaaagattaaatatattttacccTATATTCAAAGTCAGCAAACTCCCTGCCTCCACGACCTCCTCTGAATCCACCACGAAATCCTCGGGGGGCAGTGAAGCCACCTCTTCCACCTCCTCGCCCTCTTCCACCTCGGAAGCCAATCCCCCCTCTGCCTCGATAGCCTCCACGGCCACGATTAGGACGCAGCGGTATTCCAAAGGTCTCTGCGTTTAATCTTCTCTCTTCAGCCCAGGTCGGTCTCCGTTCTCTGTCACGCAAAAGGAACGAGGattgcttatttgttttaaaacactttagaAGGAAGATTGCTTGGATTAGAATCACCAGAAAGACCACAAAATGAAAATTACATATTAATCATGTTGTACATCTCCAAATTATGCCTTCTGCAAGCATTCTGGATGTCTGCCACAATTAATTtcactcaaacaaaaaaaaaaggtacgcTCCAGTATTTATTAGTTATATATTACTAACACCATAACAGTTTCCTGTAATGGAGAATGCAACTTGTATCCTCTCCACACAGCATTATATAATGGAAACAACAAAAACTCCTGTTCTTGGCAATTTccaacacaaaacacaaaatcagGAGTTTGCAGTTACAGATGTTAATTTATCCAGCtggtagtttaaaaaagaaaaagaaaaaaggtcctcTGTAATCTCCAAGTATGCCAGCAATTCACATCATTTTTcgtaataaaaaaaaggaaacagcagaagtTAAGCTCTGATTTTCCTGAAATGCTGTCTTCCCATTCAAACAATGCTGTTGGCCAAAGAGTTATGTAATCTACTTAGAAACCATTACCAGAGCACTTTCATGATTGATTTAAAGTGGTAattcagtaacaacaacaacaaactggaAAGGAGATTCTGCAATGTGCATTTAATTCTAGAAGCACGTTTCCAAGCATTTTAAATGTCTTGCTATCAATGTATTACGCTCGCAAAGaattgtttttagtttttgtCTGTTGCACGTGGATCTAACCTTTGCTCATTTTCCATCTAGAGTCAGTTGTAATGAGTAGTGCTGACAGTACCTTATGACAAAAGCATGCATTAAGCAGCTGAAGCAGCTTCCCATTATGAGCCATACCTATTGTCATCACAGGAGATGTTATCAAAGAAGGATTTGGTTTTGTCGTAGTAGCAGTTGGGTCCAAGTGGATCTTCCTCATCTGCATTCCCTTCGCTATTTTGGGTGTCAACACCTGAGTCACCTTTGTCTTCTCCATTTACAGGCTTCTCTGGTTTATCAAGTTTatcttctggaaaacaaaaataatcaaaagtctTCCAGCCAATCAGCCTAAACAAAATAGCAACGTTAATTTGTTCCAAGACACAAACGCACAAAGTACAGTATATTGAACTTCTACAATATAAAACAGTCTCCTAAAGTTGAACGTGAGTGTCAGATTATCTGACTTGCAAATTAGGACGTTTTGCTTCTGCGTCTGGAGGTGTGACAGGTTGTGGTAGAATGGATATGGTAGCTCTCTCTTTTCCAGGCTTAAAGCCTTACTGTCATCCCTCATGCAAAAGCAATTCCATGGTTTTGCTCATCCCTGTTACCCTTCCTCTGTGTTTTCCATCACTCCTGTCTCCCTTTTGAGACACAGAGCCAACATTCAAGATGCCACACCACGGACCTAAAGGCATATTCCTTTCCTAATAATAACTGAAGTTCTCTTGCTGTGATTGATAGTCAATCATTTTATTGGTACTGACAAACAAGCTCACAGTTCCACAGAACTACCCGTCCTGATCTTAAAGTCTCATTTTTAAGTGTTCACAGCTCAAATCTCGGTGTCGTGTAAACTTTGGCTTTCTCCCTCATCCACTGCACAACATGCATTAAGTTTACAATTAGCTactcttaaagagaaaaaaaacaaaatgaatgaaaaacaaaacatgaatttACCATCCACTTTGTCTCATGAGGTCTTTCTATAATTCTTCATGGTTAGCTTTCCTCTTTACTACTCTGAGTAATTTAGTGTCAACAGCAAATGTTGTATTATTAAAAAACGATCCAGAAAAGAGGTGAGCACCAGAGAATAACTCCTATGGGACTCTACTGGTGGCTTTTCTCTGCACTATAATCTATTTATTCCTACCCTTTGGCCAATCATTTACTCATATAGGAAACCTTCTCTTTTATCCTGTAGCAATTTTGTCCAGAAACCGTAGCAGCAAAGTAACGAACAAGTGGCTGATCACAAGACAGTGAGgtaattaaaacaaaagacaaaacagtCTTGGCAGCGTGGATCTGAACTACtctctttctttggaaaagcaagaAATACCAGATTTTATAGACTGAAACCCTCATGCATGTTCCAACAAAGTTCTGATCCCAAACTAGAACTTTTATGACTACTTTTGGTCTATTAATAATTGAAAACATAAAGATGGATTTTCCCTTACTTCATCTTTTCTAGAACTCACTCCAGAAAATACACTCACTATTGGGACTTCTGCTCAAGTAATATGCGTTTTTAACCAACAGACTTGTTAAAGCACGATGTGTGATATTTGCTAGTCAGAATTCTTTCAAAACCCAGACTTAAATATTGATCCAAGTATTTAACGAATTAAATGAAGAACTGATCCCAGTTTCCTtgtccattgatttttttttccagctgctaacAAGATTTGGTAGGACAGgccttttaaaagtttttctccaAGCGTTAACATTTATAAGGCGTATCTTGCTGTTTTTCCCCCATGCTCAAATCTAAAGGAAAAGTTAATTTACCTTTTAATTTAAGTTTATTATGAAATTCTCTATCAATTTCCTCCTTGTTGAATTGCGCATTTGCACTTTCGAAGTCAAAGTCCTTCTCGAACTTCATTGGACCATCCCTCCTAATACCAAATCTTCCTCGGCCCCCTCGGTGACCTCCACGGCCTCTCCGTGCTGCAGGTCCACCTGGAACTGAAAATtgagaaattctcttttttttttccaaattcctcGGGTAACAGGCTGGGACTTCATGTGTCCTCTTCCTGCATTTCTGCTGTTAAAAGTCCTGTTGGAGCAGCTTGTAATTCATAAAATCACTTCCAATAAACACAGCAAGGGCATAAAACGCAAAATACACTAGCCTCAGGTACTACCTTTAGTAAGCAGAAAGACTTTCTAGAAAGTCATCAGAAGCTTTCCAAATAACAGTTCAAATGTTATTGGCTTTTCAgtcaaatatttctgtaaaaagatAACAAGTTTTATTTCACACTACTATGTTTATAAATCCATTAATACTGCTTGCTCTTGTATTTTTATTCTAATCACTTGCAGTGATTGGAACCAGTACAACCACTGGTCTAATGTTGACTTTTTGTGCTTGTGTTATTCTGACCCAGAGCAAAACAATCATTACCCACTAGAAACAATTATGTGAAAGCATTCTAAGCATGTGTTCGATTTTATCATAATCTCAACTGCAAGTTTTCTTGACTAAGATTTCTGAACATTAGAAACAAAGTTTTACTGCTTTGAAATTATATACAATACTGTATGTCAgcagactttttaaaagttagtGAATAAAGTCTGAAACTAGAAGTCTGAAAACAATAACTATTTCTCAAAACAAGATTTACCAATTTGccgtttgttttcatttctgagttCATTTTCTGATCTTGAAACCTTGTGTGCTTCAGCTAAAGTTGGAAATAAAAAGATGATTTGTTTATCCAATTAGGTATTTTCTACCATACTTATGTATTTAGCTATATAGTtcagatttccaaaaaaaaatccaaggctaTGAAAGTAAAACATGAATTTaacttcttgaaagaaaaaaaatactggaatatgtttggcaaaaagaaaaaaaagaaaaaagaaaagagttacaATCCAGGTCTCTGCTGGCCAGTCTACTAGTAACAGACAGCAGGAAGACTCCTACACATCACCCTTAAGACAGAGCTGGAACAGCTctgtacagaataaaataaaccaCATTAAAGTTATCCAGAGCTACCTCGTCTGTGCTCCTGATTCTCTAACGATTTTTGGCTAGCAGACACCAAAGGTCTGGTTGGTACAGGACTCCTTCTCCCAACAGGCGCTGGAGTAGGTAAGTGGGCTGAAGCTGTTTGTACTGCTTGTTCCATGGTGGGGCTCCTTCTCAAATGATCAATCTGAGGGCTTGAACGAcctaaacaaaaaacaagcaaacaaaaaccccaaaggaTTATTTCTCATCTACAAATTTGAGTTATTGGTCTCAACCAATCTAGACTGACAGGGTTATCTGCCTTACCAGTCAAGACAGCTGTGtccaaagaggaaataaatatttctgcacCCTCAGATCCACTAATCCAGATTGAAGGATATTTAGcaattccccttcccccagtctaaaagaaaaaaatgggtaGGACGATTAATCCCTACCAACCCATCCATGATGAGCATTTAGCTGTGGAATGAAATTTTTTGATTGATAGGAGGTACAAATACTCTTTCTGCCTCCCTGAAAAGTCAAGAGGAAAGTGATTTTCCCAAAGGCAGAGATACAGTTATGatactgaaatttaatttcatcTAGCACACTGTTGTAGGATCActctgcaaaaaaacaaacagtgatGGCTAGTGCCAGGCATAATGCAGATGAAAGTTGTGAATGAAAACTTCCCCATAAAGTACTGTTCATACATTCCAATTTAGAACATGAGTGACTGGAGCCAGAAGCATATTTGAAATGGAGACATCTGAGCTGGCTAGGCAAATTCATAACATCACAAGAATAAATCTGCCTGGAAATTAGAACAGTAAGACTCAAGTCccaagaagtaaaagaaaagaacaacataTTCACCTGTAACTTTCCACCTATCccataaaaaattaattaaaaaaaaaaatcccaaaagctACACCTAGGatctaaaaacaagaaaaaaaaattaagctagcACAACAAATCTTGTTGGTGCTCTGCTGGAAGTTTTCTGGGCAAATATATGTTCATCGGAACATGTGTCATATTAAATCTAAGAATCATACAGGTTTCAAAGTTCATCTGCATAAAGCCAAGCTACTCTTTCAGTAGAGAAACAGTAAGcgctcaacatttttttttttgttaatgcacCAAAACTCagatatatttttcataattcaTAAAATTGAAAGCCATCCTAATTTGTTCACAAATTTCAACTTTTAGAGGAAAAACACTGTTTGCTATTAGTAAAGTTAAGTATTTTGCCTTCTAACGTGACTAGGAATAAATGGTAGCACACACTGTTTCAGTCGCAGCAACGAAGAGTGGAGAACCAGGAAATAATGCCTTGCGGATTTTGAGGAGAAACCGTAACGTGTTTTCAGGAAAGGTAAGGGTGAAGTTCCTTGACGTTtagtttctttcctctttgtcactcaaatcacaattttttttttttttgctttttatttctttttctaatattaCATAGCAAGCTATCTATGAAGTTCCTATTACCACTGAGGCAATTTAACTGTCATGTCACTATCTCTAGAGGCATTCAAGCCCGCTGTCAGTACTGTTTAGGTAGCCCTATGTTAATAACCCCCCTcgcccacacacactcccttaGGAATAAAGGCTTAAAAATTGTAGATAGAAGGACTTCACAATTCAGTCTGCATGGAGTATCTTTTGTCATGCTATCAATAAAATTAGATACAGAACTTCCATATGCACCTATCTGCTAACATTCATCTGAAGTCAGTCCTACTCTTTGTTCTAGATGTTTTAAACGTAACGGATGTGTTGCTAAAAACCACAATTACCTATGCAGCATAGCTAGATGTAGGAAAActcatttaaagaataaatacaaaacCTCTCAACTCATCCTTAATTTTCTTAACATCAAACATTTTCATGACAGAATGGAATTGTTTGGTATAACATTAGCCTCAATTTAACCTAGTCCAGCCTGgacatttgaaaacatttctgGCAACCACCTAAATGGGAAGGGGGAGACAAGGCAATTGGTCATAAAGCTCAGAGGATCATTTAGCAAGATTTACCTTGAGACATCTGCGTTTTTAACGATCTTGCATCTGTTGTAAATGCAGAACCAACTGCAGTGCTTTGGGACAAGCTAGCACTGCCTGAAGAGTCTGTTCCAAAAGATGTTAAAGAACCTCctgctttgaaagaaataatatagTTGTAAAATCTGGTTTAGACTTCTTTctagtcattttttaaaagttggtaCTAAATGATTGATGAAGTCATATTAGGCAGTTATTCTAGAATACACAAAAGTCCATTCACCTGTGCCCTCatgcatttaaatttaatataATGTATGTATTCTTACTAAAGGGGTAAGATTAGATTCCCTTGCTgccttttatctttaaaaaaaaaaatagctgccaACTTTAATATTGCAAGCATTAACATAGCATGGTCATGACACTATCTTACCgagtaagaaaaaaagctattagtATATATTCCCACTTAacatcttttaaacaaaaatataactaTTCATTAATATCAAATTATAGCCAATTCTACAGTCTTCTCGTCACATGGCTGGCATTTTCAGGTCCAAGAGTAACACTGTTGCCATAACAGTTACAAGAATATAAGttcttattcaaaaaaaaaaaaaaggtaaaatacaataaaaatactcCTTTCAAACTCTGCTCCTCTGTTACCTTGTCTTACTCCAGCTGATGAAGGCTTTCATCTTCTGCATTACTGCAAGCTATCAGCTGCATTTCACTAAACAAACATACTTTTTGCTACAGACCAGTTCGTTTTTTCCTAATCTAACAGGAATCTTCATCTGTATTAAACATTTTTATGATCATAAAAGATAGAAAACACACATTCTAAAGATTAAGCCTCAAGTTTAGAATCTCCAGAGGGTTTAGTGTTTTGcctgctttttaaatttcagcCATCACTGTAAATAACACCAGCCAAGTAATATCCATTGTTACCATATCAAATGACATCCGTATTTGTACTGCTTTGACACTCACTAGTGCCTAAGTTTCCATTGCATATAAGGCCTCGATTTCCTTGTCTGACCTCAAAATTCTCACTTTAAGCCACAGTGATCTAGCCAGTTCATCTCTAAATGCTGAATGGAAAAGACTTAAGGTTCTTgcctctttgtttctttgttaacTGAACTCCTTAGAGAGTCATATGAGcggattttcttgtttttttaaatgctgggAACGTAAACCAACTTCTCTTTTGCTGAAGAaacttggagggagggaggaaggttaCTTGGCAAGTCTTTGAGAGCGCCCATTATTAGATTTACAATG from Struthio camelus isolate bStrCam1 chromosome 10, bStrCam1.hap1, whole genome shotgun sequence includes the following:
- the SS18L2 gene encoding SS18-like protein 2, whose amino-acid sequence is MSLAFVPERLRGKAEVNQETLQRLLEENDQLIRCIVEYQSKGRATDCVQYQHILHRNLIYLATIADAAPPSTQKTAD